Within Rhododendron vialii isolate Sample 1 chromosome 12a, ASM3025357v1, the genomic segment AAACATTGAGGCATTTCTAGAGAATTGTGGGCCTCTTCCTCTAAAAAGATACACTTATTCCGACATTAAGAAAATTACCAATTCCTTCGGAACTAAACTAGGTCAGGGAGGCTTTGCTTGTGTCTTCAAAGGAAAGTTAGAAAACGGATGCCTCGTGGCGGTGAAGGTTCTGAAAGGGTTGAAAGGCAATGGAGATGAGTTCATTAATGAGGTCGCAACCATTAGTAGAACTTGTCATGTTCATATTGTGACTCTTCTTGGGTTCTGTTTCGAGGGTTCCCATAGAGTTCTCATATATGAGTTCATGCCTAATGGATCTCTTGACAAATTCATTAATGATGGTGGTTCCTTGACACATTGTACCAAGTTGGGTTGGGAAGCATTGTACCGAATTGCGGTTGGTATTGCCCGAGGGTTGGAGTACTTACACAGAGGTTGCAACACACGAATTTTGCATTTTGACATAAAACCTCACAATATTCTTCTGAATGAGGACTTTTGCCCAAAGATATCTGATTTTGGCCTTGCTAAACTGTGCCCACAAAAAGAGAGTATCATATCATTGTCGGGTGCTAGAGGAACGGTAGGCTACATTGCCCCAGAAGTATTTAGTAGAAATTTTGGTGGGATTTCACACAAGTCTGATGTGTATAGCTATGGAATGATGGTTCTAGAAATGGTTGGAGCAACAATGAACATTAGTGTCGAGGTTGATCATACGAATGAAATACACTTTCCACATTGGATATACAAGCGTCTTGAGCTAGATGAAGAACTCAGATTGCCTGGAATCATGGATGACGAGGCAAATGTCAGTTCAAGGAAGCTGATAATAGTTGGACTGTGGTGCATACAAACTGATCCTTCACACCGACCATCGATGAGTCAAGTGGTGGAGATGTTAGAAGGGAGCCCGGAGTCTTTGCAAATCCCACCTAAGCCTTTCTTGTCTTCTCCCCCAATAGCACCGGTGGATTCTTCCTCTCCACTCACATCATGACAAAATGCGGAGCTTAATTCCAAAGGATTTTCCTCGTGTTGTCAAATCAACAGTGCTTCGATTAGTTAATCCAAAAAGTGTGAAGCTTTTTTAGCCCAAAAGTCAGTTAATGTTTGCATACATTTTTTGTGATGATACTATATGGCATATGACATTGGCAATTTATATCTGCAACTGCACATGATTCATGTACCCATACCTGATAATTTACTTCTAAAATTTGGTTTTCATGTATCATAGATGTTTGTTTATATATCATCTGATACCCCTTCAGTTAATGAAATTAGGTATTGAACACTTTCTGCGTGTGGTTGCAGTAACAAATTTTGACATGAATTAATACTTTTTTCCCCCTATTACACGGGTCTTCCTTGGATCCAGCTATGATGTTCCTATCCGGTTTTGGGGGCATCCATGCCCCTATTTACCCTCAACCGTTAGATCCttcattttttaatctcaactaTTGGTTGAATACTTCTCATATTAAGTGTAGTCATACACTGTGGTAAGTGTGACCATATATATTATGGTAAGTGTGGTCATACTTTGTGGTAAGTGTGATTATAGTAAATTGTATGTAAATCCCATTTGTGTAGTAAGtagaattgcattttttttccaaaaaaatcattaaaccatCTCGTTTTTGTGGGTGCATATGCTTTTGattcaatggctgagatttactcatttttcaatttaaaaGTCCATATTTACAAGGGCATCGATCCATGCCCCATAGCACTCGGGGGCATGGAAGAACATGTTGGGTTTTCGCCCATGAAAATAGGCCCAATATTTTGGCCcaagtgttttgtttttggaagccCAACATTACTTGGCTTTttaggaatatttaaatatccattctctttatccatgtcatgtaagaattcattccacccttttttcatgcttatgttttcaacCTCTTAATGTGTGAAATACCCTTGTTACCCCTTTGCTTGTTTGATTCCTAAATTAAAGGGATTCAAATGAATACCACAGTCCTAGATAAATCTTCTTGACTCCTAAATTAAAGGGATTCGGTTTCATATCACAATCCTCCAATTAAGTGAGAAACAATAGGATGATTTCAAATTTTTGAATGTGTAGATCACCAAATCCCAATGATTTCTACTTCCTTCTTGATAAACCGTCTTTttgcattttaaaatttttacattCGTCTTGGTGCTTCTCCATCCTTTTTCTGCAATGACCATCTTtgcatgataagttgaccacatctttacattttttcttcattcttcgagttggccaaccggacaacaaaaaatcatatttttcattgatcttattacacggaacatggctaaattaccataaaaaaaaaaaaagaaataagatgacatactcaaaccgttacatggttaaatagttaaattaccatgacattacatggttaaattaccatggtGATTACAACGTGAACACGATAAATATCCCATGATTCGAacaatatttcatggtaaacggttcaaatatggttaaattaccatcaaaatagGTTATCGTGATCAACAATTCATGGTCAAATTACCATGTCGATTTCAACATTTCATGACGATCCATATACCGATAGAAACCCAACGTCCAAAAAAATCCATCTCCCTTGTTGCTCCTCTGACTATCAGAAACCCATCACGGGGTATTGTCTTTGGTCAAATCCACTTTTGATTGTCAAATATTACGATCAATAGAAGGGCTAGAaggcagatcaaaaaaaataaaaatagaagcgCTAGAAGATGGATGAGAAAATAATGGCTACTCAAATCCCCTATTCAACTGTTCGAACAAATACCCAAAATGAAATTAGTGTTGTTATAGATTTACAACAATAGAAACCAACCTCTGTGAACTCTTCGAAACACATCATTGGCGGCATCCATGGTAGAAGAAATCCCATTAACAAATGTACCAGTACAACACGAAAAAATAGGGAACCCGATAAATCTGTGATTCGGACGTTTGACATCGCCGTTGAGTTCAATCTTGGCAAACCCATCATGGTGGAGGAGGTGAAGCACCGATCCATTCCTGGTTCAGCAACAAGTGGGCCACCATCGCCAGGTTCCACAACGGCCTGTCGAACAACGTGATCAAGAATCACTGGAACTTCGTGCTCAAGCGGAAGCACACGACGGTGGCGATCGACGGTGCCAAGGAGCGCAGCGGTCGGAGAGGCCGCTCTCTCCAAAATCTGCAAATATGAAAATGAGATTTGGGGGGTGGGGGATGTTGTTTAATGCTTTTCCCAAAATTTATGGGATTTGTTGGGTTGATAATCTTGGGATCCAAATTTTTCGGAATTGAACGTAAATCGTGGGACGGAAATCGTGATAATCTCACGAGGACGAAAGGGATTAAGATTTCATCCCTAATTTCAACACTATATatataacaacaacaacaacaaaagggCAATAATGGGATAAAAACTAGTACgaggatgaaatcataattAGTTCAAAACAGGAGGACGAAATCTTAACTCTGTTAGGCTTCTAGGATGAATAATTAAGCCTCCCGGCTTTTTATTGGGAACAAAaatgttttttgtttgcttGAGAGAGAGTTCCAAAACCTGttagaagaaataaaagaaattaaggGTTAGTGCACTGTGTGCGCGCTTCTGGTggagagagcagagagagagcGGAAGAACGGAAGAGAGAAAAGGGTTTTGGTGCTGTGTGTGATTCATTGTTCACCTGGAAAAGAGAAATAGAAAGTGCTCCTGTGTGTGCTTGGGTTTTTCGGTGGTCAAGGAACAAAAAGGGCAGCTAGCTATTTCCCCTCTCTCCTGAAGCCATTTGTGGCAGTTTGTGGATGAATTTTTGTGGGCTGATTTGATCCGGTTGGTGCCCTCTGTTTCAACTGTGTTGGAgagtttttgggtaattaaGATCTTTCCACTTTGATTATAGTTTGTTGGATAGGGTGTTTGTGGTGAGATCGTTGGATCTCTTTGTAAACCCTTTTATAAACTTTGGTAATAGTGgaaattattttatcttttcCGTGGACGTACCCTAGTTTGAAGAACCACgtatatttgttgtttttgtgcCTTGTTATTGTGCGTAGTAATTTTTCGATTATGCTTCTGTTTGCGGATGTGATTGAGTTAGGGGAAAAAATCCCAACAGAACAACTCGTCTTCCTTCAATAGTGAATGTTGTTGACCACGTACAGATGAAAATGCAAAGGAAAAATGCAAATAGGTCATCGGGACACACTTCCTAAGAACAGTACGTAGTCTTGATCATTTTCGAGATGAAGATTCTTGAAAATCTCGTTAGAGATTACAAGAAGGAGCCATATTAGCTCAAGAACAGTTCCAGGCTCAACCGAGAGATATGCATGGAATGTTCCAGAATCAATTGAATTTACAATTTCACAAGAGGATCAAGAATCTAAGAAAAGTGATAAAATTTGCTAAAATGTGGGATAGAATGCATGCAatgaagtgaaggtgtgtgttgtTCATACATGCATTAATTTCAAATGTGTGGTCATCCAAAcggcataaaaaaaaaactttgagcCAATATGGATACGCTTTTAGAACCTTTTGTGGGGCTTGGATGGTCCAGGAAGAgggaaaaatatatttatctGGAAAAGCTTAAAAGGAATTTATCATGATTAATTTTCACAAATCGATCATGTTAAATTTGCACAAATTGACCATAAAAATTGAAGCCAAAAGAATGGTTACAATTTCCATAATCTACCATGTAGTAATATTTCTGCAACATTTCGAGTAATTCGTGTAGTCTTTGAAGCCAAATGAGTGGTTGCAAAATGGAGATGATGTCAAGAATTTTCAGATCGATCAAAGAGTGGTTGCCTCCGTGTTCGATCACGATCTATGCCCCGCCACCACAGAATCAATTCGACGGCAACGACGACAATGCCGTCAACCGGAAAATAACATACTTCACCATCCTATAATTTGTTTCTATTATTCTCATAACGTTATGTAAACTCTAGCTTTTATTAGGATCCCCTTAGTGGACTATATTGGTTTCTTACGAttagtttaaggccaggacacGTAAGTCCACACACCTAAGTTATCGAAAAAAAATGTGAACTGCGCTTTTAATGAAGTTCTTGAATTTTTCCCATTGAAAAAATTCTGAACTTTCCAATATAAAGTTATCCAAACATGAAGTCCGAAGTCCTTAGCGTGCATTCTCCCTAaatttgttttggtatttttgttttttgggtatttGTGGACTTATTTGGTTTTTATGTTAAAAGACAAATCATTCtccctaatttatttttatccacaTGGTAGTTATGTTAAAGAATACAAGACTTTTTCCGGGGAAAAATATAAGGAAAATGATCGTCTCTAGTCCTTTAAAGGAGCTGAACGATCCTATCCAGGCCATTTTCGAACCCTTTCCGAATCCGTTCTGATGATCGGGAGTGTTCAAAATTTAAACCTCGTAAATAACATTAGGCACAGTCAAAATTCATGTTAATCGGATATCGTTTAATCTAGTTTCGAATTACATTTATGTCAAGAAAAAATATCACAACAATAGATAAAAACCAATGTCCGCCAAGACAAATGTAATTCGAAACTAGATTACACAATATCTGATTAACATGAATTTTGGCATGCCTAATGTTCTCGACGAGGTCTAAATTATTAACGATCTCAATCATTaaaatggacccgtgaaatgcCCAGAATCGACCTAGATTGCAGAGGACGCTGTTCCATAAAATAATCCGGAACGCCAATTAGTTTTATCAGAGGACGGGGTCAACAAGTAGCCGcgtggtttctttctctcttacGAAAGCATCCAGATGAATTCAAAGGACATTACCTCACTTTTTTCTTTGTATCAATTCTCGTACTAAAGAAACTTGACTTTACACAACAGTCCAACTTTGTTTGGTAGCCAGCTACTCTCAGTTAATGACTCGTTCTTTTCTGAATGGCCCCACATTTTGTTCAAAGAATGTGTAGGTTTTCTAACTTGAAATACGATTCGAGCTGTTTGTACCGAAATGAACGGCCGAATCGACCGCTCTGCACTTACTCCCTAGGGCATCCCTGGGCCCATCGCTAAGAGGCCCTTGTCCAAATGCATTAGAGGTAATGTAATACCTTTGTTTCCCAAGATTTTTCTAATTGAATTATTATTCTCTTCATATTTTTGGTattgtcactctttttttattcGTTAATTACTTTGGtaattatatactccctccatcccaaattgtttatccggtccacaaaacgaggactcaaaaatattgcatttctttcaagaaaaaattcaaatttttttcataaatcaaaagaactcatcaatatctagtgaattgttgaaaaaaatttaatttttccttacaaaattatattatttttacatcctcgttttgcggaccgaacaaacattatgggacggagggagtaggaaATACTTTCTATGTGTGTAACAGGAAACAAAGTCATAAATTTATGTGAACAAGAAACTAAGAATGTAGGTGTATAAAATTAGGGATGAGTATGAACTGGATTGATTCGGTTTTAGagtaaatcaaaaatcaaaccaatccCAACGGATTACCATTTGGAGAAACAAACAATCCATAAAACTCATATATCGAattaaccaaaccaatccaaaccagtAAAATGCAGTTTggtttcaattttgaatcacAATTCGCTTGAAACTGAGATATCATCTTCATAATCTATGTAAGTAATTAAAATTGAGGAGATAAATTAAACCAAAGCTTATATTGAAACCAATTCTATTTGTATACATACAATATAGCAATGAAAGAACTATTGAAAGAGAAGATAATGTCTAGCGAAAAGTGCTTATCGTTGGATGGGCAAGAAAGAGATTGCTGCAATTTAAGTTTATTTACGTTAGATTTCTATAATAGTAGGATTAGGTTATTTTCATcatatgtaaaaaaatcagaaaaattcGTCTCGATAGTGAAGGATAGGGTGGTGGAATGGAGTATTTGATTAGAAAATTAATTGACTACAGCTTAACGTATGATAATTTGGTGTATCTAAATTAAATTATATGATTATGTAGCTTATGTCTATTTGGTGCATCTATATATTACAAATGTATCTAATACGTATAGATATTTATTAGTTTataaacggttcggatcgaATTAGAACCAAAATCGTTGACATATATTCATAGACCAAACGATTGAaccaaattattaattttttaaaattgggacCAAACCGGTTTCACAGTGTTCTTCTCACCCCTATATAAACATAGTGAAAAAATTCATTGTACTGTACAGCTACTTGCATCAGTCATAAAGAATTATGCCAAGTGCACacaattttgttttgatgaCTCAAGATGCCAAGTGCACAcaatttgtaacgaccctgattttttggtaaataaaaatttcgttaaatatttaaattttattttaactacctagaatttgcttttaaaatttctttttaaattctaataatccgtcataattagatttgagatttataaaattatatattttagtCCCGGACAGTTTAGTCATTTTTCAAAGGCAAATATGCTTGAAAAAggacttgtatattttcctagtgaataaactaattctgaaaaaattgtatttcttAGTTAGAAATCCTACTtagcaagtagaattagctttcaatcaattagttagagaaacctaactaccaccTCACCTAATTACATTTCCCTAATCTTAGATGAACCATTTTGACaatctttgagccttgtgaacccctccAACCCTAATAGAACCATTAGACCATTAGAAgtaatcattttgcttccaaaagaagcaaacgtAGCCTtaccatgcatgcaaaccttagactaatagccttgaacctaataAGGCTTACTTttctagatatatatatatacacacacagggtactagagagagagagagagagggagagagagagagagcgcgagaAAGgctgagagtgagagagaggagtgaggtgtgtgcatgtgttttttACACTCTAGCAAGCTATCTTCTTTTAGCCAACATCACACTATATCTAAGTACAatttgacaacccatttctaggcTTCTTTAAACATAAACCTAGCCAATCATTTCTTCTTCCTTGCAAGTAAACCctcctaggacaagacaaggccaaaacccttcatgataacctagaCTTTGAACCTAAATTGGATTTACAAGTCATGGCATGCTTAAAAGGCTTGATTGGACAAGACCATGGagcaaaaaaatgagagaaaaagagaggggggggggggcaaggaggggagaggggagagaggggaagccaaaattttgctataaataggacccctcacttgccattcaactcacaccttgaaacctttcaacttctctctctagaattcttgagtttgttctttgttctccttgttcttgagtttttcttgaagttcttcaagaaactcatccaagaccgccacttgaccaccctttcgatccaaaagtttagtagtttagtaaacaactagtttcgagagaaaccttttctctttcgaagctaccgaagCTTTTCGTAAGAAGTTACTCCATTCAATCGCCAACTTACTTGATCGTAGCCGccctaccaccaagaagaacggtagaatgcCTCTACTCATTTACTCTAAGTATATATAAAAGTGTGTATAATGTTTGAGTGATTGAAATACATGataatttgaaaaggttttacTAAAGTTTTAAAAAGGAATGGGAGTGCTTCGTCCCAACCTAACCGTCGAAATAGGTTGAattaccccgagcgtagggctaggtcattgtcagcataatatccgaaAGTCCGGAATCGTTCCCTCAGAGATGGTCTTtatagcttgctaggatttttagatgtaagggtttgcggcgtttagacggtcaacttttggttttcttttgaaaggtggagaaacacttttatggaaaagactataaatgagttttaactaagaattaaaggcggcaaggcaatggagttactaacacccgtaacttaagccatctaacaattatcaacgaaaacacggttgaatcgcaaggcataggctatcaaccggaagatttagctatgaaaatagtttgacttgatatagagtttgaataacaagctaaacacaaggcgtgacatcgctctcggaaccatgtgagcaagcacatgatcaccggagattaacaacgccaagacttgcattcaaactaaatatcaaggtcaagaactagaagcatggtttggaaagcgagcaagttcttcggttcttttggcaaacacgaggcgagacatagctcacggaaccatatgtgcaagcatatgatcaccggaggttaacatcaacaagttttgttacataaaaggcaaACCACtcacattttcaaaccaaacctcaagtcttaagttgagaaaggcaagattaaccAAAGTCACAAGGTGTTATTCACTCCGTGGCCAAGCCTTattgactactcacacatattgagaagactagaaagcatggaAGGAATGATAACACATgcttaaccgataaaaacggaaataaacttgatttatatgaagatccaactagtagctacaacattaaagaacaagaaaacaagaaatgatCAATACCTTAAGTGGTTCTTGAAGAAAACAACTTAAGAAAGCTCCAAAAATATTAATGGGGTAAAAACTAAAAGTGTAAAGACCTAGCTAGTAAAAAGGGAGAGGGGAggtcctatttatacacaaaggactttctctctcctcaaaagtcaggaaaaaccccaaaaagtaacccataaaaagaaagtttccataagtggaaagtcagaaaaagtaagaaaaatatcTTCAGGGACAAaaggttatcgataacattaCTCTAATAGGCACCCAAGGTAAccatgttatcgataacattgaaCAAGAGTTATCGATCTCCTTGCTTCTGGACAAATTCTGGACTAAAATGGCGGAAAGGTATCGGTTACTAGAACAGAGTAATCGATAACTCAGGGTCAAGAGTACTTATAGAACAGGATTGGggcaatgttatcgataacattgctCTATTAATCGATAACTTTGTTGCAGAACTGAAGATCTAGCTTGCTGAATTGGTTGAGTTTCATATAAAACTTTGTCGCAGGGTCCAAGGATTTGGCGGCACCACTTCTATGGACTCGAGTGGTTGGACACCAATGTACTATCCAAACATCCTTTGGCACGCAGAATCGCCTTAATCGCTTGTTTTACTTGAAAGGCTCAGcaaaacaccttacgtgcaaaactTGACTTTAGCGATCAAATGAGCATAGAAACGTTGCAAATTGAAGGATTTGAGCACCCAAGATCTTACAATCTTGTGTGCGTATCAAGAGTATGTTGAATATATAGACTTTATTTTCCGTaaaaatatatgttgttttgaacttccctaaaaggaagaaagaacgaatttttgaaatataaacttgatggcaaagtattcgtattttgatcttaagatGGTTAC encodes:
- the LOC131310614 gene encoding LEAF RUST 10 DISEASE-RESISTANCE LOCUS RECEPTOR-LIKE PROTEIN KINASE-like 2.4 isoform X1, with amino-acid sequence MQSSSPNKTRPPTSPSLEMHSPSSVTATTTTATTILLILGSVAFSCYSQEDGRYFTCLQDFSCGQTIQKVRYPFWGDGRPQFCGHPSFGLKCQNNEYPTIEIDNRAFRVHDIDPSSKKKTITLASSDLWESYCTQELHNITLDDKLFTYGQTNRVLFLFYNCTSEARTINIPYNFTCEIGGIERLGLYTNETFFNGIENSQYTTISCNQSVEVQVFRETVDKLLEGSLTLQEGLRRGFEVVYDANKTICARCQHSGGFCGSDSSEFACHCRDRTYPATCQSPGRSNFNKALTLGTVVPAAGIMVIILFCIIIKKLKRSEYAFVWKTKTENYRNIEAFLENCGPLPLKRYTYSDIKKITNSFGTKLGQGGFACVFKGKLENGCLVAVKVLKGLKGNGDEFINEVATISRTCHVHIVTLLGFCFEGSHRVLIYEFMPNGSLDKFINDGGSLTHCTKLGWEALYRIAVGIARGLEYLHRGCNTRILHFDIKPHNILLNEDFCPKISDFGLAKLCPQKESIISLSGARGTVGYIAPEVFSRNFGGISHKSDVYSYGMMVLEMVGATMNISVEVDHTNEIHFPHWIYKRLELDEELRLPGIMDDEANVSSRKLIIVGLWCIQTDPSHRPSMSQVVEMLEGSPESLQIPPKPFLSSPPIAPVDSSSPLTS